From the genome of Sus scrofa isolate TJ Tabasco breed Duroc unplaced genomic scaffold, Sscrofa11.1 Contig59, whole genome shotgun sequence, one region includes:
- the LOC110258975 gene encoding olfactory receptor 1J4-like, protein MRRENQSCVSKFLLLGLPIQTEQQGFFFALFLGTYLTTVLGNLLIILLIRLDPRLHTPMYFFLSHLALTDVSLSTVTVPKMLMVMQTQDQSISYAGCITQIYFFMFFACIDNLLLAVMAYDRYVAICHPLHYTIIMREELCICLLAGSWLLSFVSAVTHTLLLAQLSFCADNIIPHFFSDLAALLKLSCSDTSLSGLVIFTVGSAVLIFSLSGILVSYGRIGLSILRVPSTKGICKALSTCGSHLSVVSLFYGTMMALYLFSSSDQSHDKNIIASVMYTVVTPMLNPFIYSLRNRDVTLALGILFRNNNLFAK, encoded by the coding sequence atgaggagggagaaccagagctgTGTGTCCAAGTTCCTCCTGCTGGGGCTCCCCATCCAGACAGAGCAGCAGGGCTtcttctttgccctgttcctgggcacgtacctgaccacagtgctggggaacctgctcatcatcctgctcatccggctggaccctcgcctccacacccccatgtacttcttcctcagccacttggccctcACAGATGTCTCCCTTTCTACAgtcactgtccctaagatgctGATGGTCATGCAGACTCAGGATCAATCCATTTCCTATGCAGGGTGtataacacaaatatattttttcatgttttttgcttGCATTGATAACCTTCTTCttgctgtgatggcctatgacaggtatgtggccatttgtcacCCTCTACACTACACCATCATCATGAGGGAGGAGCTGTGCATATGTCTGTTGGCTggatcctggctcctctcctttGTCAGTGCTGTGACCCACACCCTTCTCCTGGCTCAACTGTCCTTCTGTGCTGACAACATCATCCCCCACTTCTTCTCTGACCTTGCTGCTCTGCTTAAGCTATCCTGCTCAGatacctctctcagtgggctggTAATATTCACTGTAGGGTCTGcagttctcattttttctttgagTGGCATCCTGGTCTCTTATGGCCGCATTGGGCTCTCCATCCTGAGGGTCCCCTCTACTAAAGggatctgcaaagccttgtccacctgtggctcccacctctctgtggtgtcTCTATTCTATGGGACAATGATGGCACTGTACCTTTTCTCCTCATCAGACCAGTCCCATGACAAAAACATCATTGCTtctgtgatgtacacagtggtcacccccatgctgaaccctttcatctacagcctgaggaacagagacGTGACATTGGCTCTGGGGATACTTTTCAGAAATAATAACCTCTTTGCCAAGTGA